The following coding sequences are from one Heterodontus francisci isolate sHetFra1 chromosome 38, sHetFra1.hap1, whole genome shotgun sequence window:
- the LOC137352537 gene encoding kelch-like protein 25, translating into MSASKHEEDGRSRSSQGLANVSLFHKASHPESVLAQLDSLRKQRLFTDVTLWAGSRSFLCHRAVLAACSRYFEAMFSNGLRESTDSEVNLHDSVHPEALELLLDYAYSARLAISEENAEWLLQAGDMLQFPDIREAAAAFLEKQLRASNCLGLLLLSDAHQCRRLYQQAWGMCLAHFEAVGQGDDFCGLPEATLAELIASDELEVEDERLVHRAVMRWVRHDLEGRRACLAGLLRHVRLALLPSGYLEGWLEADRPLLADDPSSRRLVDEARRCQERILQHDGPVDSPCARPRRAGHTLLILAGRTFMCDQIYQLDRQARKIVPRGQLPSPRKEFSACALGRRVYVSGGRGSENGVSRDVWVYDTASGDWSKAAPMLVARFGHGSAELRGGLYAVGGHTAVAGVFPASPSVSLKQVERYEPAANAWRMVAPLRDGVSNAAVVSARLQLFVFGGAGIPRNKVATVQRYDPRHDRWTVPAVCPQPWRYTAAAALGSQIFIMGGDTEFTAASAYRFDCEMNQWTRVGDMAAKRMSCHAVASGNKVYVVGGYFGTQRCKSLDCYDPTSDTWSSITTVPYSLIPTAFVSTWKHLPD; encoded by the coding sequence ATGTCGGCGAGCAAGCACGAGGAGGATGGCAGGTCCAGGAGCAGCCAAGGCTTGGCGAACGTCTCGCTCTTCCACAAGGCCTCGCACCCGGAGAGCGTCCTGGCGCAGCTCGACAGCCTGCGGAAGCAGCGCCTCTTCACCGACGTGACCCTGTGGGCCGGCAGCCGCTCCTTCCTGTGCCACCGGGCCGTGCTGGCCGCCTGCAGCCGCTACTTCGAGGCCATGTTCAGCAACGGGCTGCGGGAGAGCACCGACAGCGAGGTGAACTTGCACGACAGCGTGCACCCGGAGGCGCTGGAGCTGCTGCTGGACTACGCCTACTCGGCGCGGCTGGCCATCAGCGAGGAGAACGCCGAGTGGCTGCTGCAGGCCGGCGACATGCTGCAGTTCCCCGACATCCGAGAGGCGGCCGCCGCCTTCCTGGAGAAGCAGCTACGCGCCTCCAACTGCCTGGGCCTGTTGCTGCTGTCCGACGCGCACCAGTGCCGGCGCCTCTACCAACAGGCCTGGGGCATGTGCTTGGCCCACTTCGAGGCGGTGGGCCAGGGCGACGACTTCTGCGGCCTGCCCGAGGCCACGCTGGCCGAGTTGATCGCCAGCGACGAGCTGGAGGTGGAGGACGAGCGGCTGGTGCACCGGGCCGTCATGAGGTGGGTGCGGCACGACCTGGAGGGGCGGCGGGCCTGCCTGGCCGGCCTGCTGCGCCACGTTCGCCTGGCGCTCCTGCCCTCGGGCTACCTGGAGGGCTGGCTGGAGGCCGACCGGCCGCTGCTGGCCGACGACCCGTCGAGCCGCCGCCTGGTCGACGAGGCCCGCCGCTGCCAGGAGCGCATCCTCCAGCACGACGGCCCGGTGGACAGCCCGTGCGCCCGCCCCCGCCGGGCCGGCCACACGCTGCTCATCCTGGCCGGCCGCACCTTCATGTGCGACCAGATCTACCAGCTGGACCGCCAGGCGCGGAAGATCGTCCCGCGGGGCCAACTGCCCAGCCCGCGCAAAGAGTTCAGCGCCTGCGCGCTGGGCCGCCGTGTCTACGTCAGTGGGGGACGGGGCTCTGAGAACGGGGTCTCGCGAGACGTCTGGGTCTATGACACGGCGAGCGGTGATTGGTCCAAAGCGGCGCCAATGTTGGTCGCCCGCTTCGGCCACGGCTCGGCCGAGCTGAGGGGCGGTCTGTACGCGGTGGGCGGCCACACGGCCGTGGCGGGCGTCTTCCCGGCCTCGCCTTCCGTCTCGCTGAAGCAGGTGGAGCGTTACGAGCCGGCCGCCAACGCCTGGCGCATGGTGGCCCCGCTGCGCGACGGCGTCAGCAACGCGGCGGTGGTGAGCGCCCGGCTGCAGCTCTTCGTCTTCGGCGGCGCCGGCATCCCGCGCAACAAGGTGGCCACGGTGCAGCGTTACGACCCGCGGCACGACCGCTGGACCGTGCCGGCCGTCTGCCCGCAGCCCTGGCGCTACACGGCCGCCGCCGCCCTGGGCAGCCAGATCTTCATCATGGGCGGCGACACCGAGTTCACGGCGGCCTCGGCCTACCGCTTCGACTGCGAGATGAATCAATGGACGCGGGTCGGCGACATGGCGGCCAAGCGGATGAGCTGCCACGCCGTGGCCTCCGGCAACAAGGTGTACGTGGTCGGCGGCTACTTTGGGACCCAGCGCTGCAAGAGCCTGGACTGCTACGACCCGACCTCGGACACCTGGAGCAGCATCACCACAGTGCCCTACTCACTCATCCCCACGGCCTTTGTCAGCACCTGGAAGCACTTACCTGACTGA